One Pyrococcus furiosus DSM 3638 genomic region harbors:
- a CDS encoding GH12 family glycosyl hydrolase domain-containing protein, with translation MSKKKFVIVSILTILLVQAIYFVEKYHTSEDKSTSNTSSTPPQTTLSTTKVLKIRYPDDGEWPGAPIDKDGDGNPEFYIEINLWNILNATGFAEMTYNLTSGVLHYVQQLDNIVLRDRSNWVHGYPEIFYGNKPWNANYATDGPIPLPSKVSNLTDFYLTISYKLEPKNGLPINFAIESWLTREAWRTTGINSDEQEVMIWIYYDGLQPAGSKVKEIVVPIIVNGTPVNATFEVWKANIGWEYVAFRIKTPIKEGTVTIPYGAFISVAANISSLPNYTELYLEDVEIGTEFGTPSTTSAHLEWWITNITLTPLDRPLIS, from the coding sequence ATGAGCAAGAAAAAGTTCGTCATCGTATCTATCTTAACAATCCTTTTAGTACAGGCAATATATTTTGTAGAAAAGTATCATACCTCTGAGGACAAGTCAACTTCAAATACCTCATCTACACCACCCCAAACAACACTTTCCACTACCAAGGTTCTCAAGATTAGATACCCTGATGACGGTGAGTGGCCAGGAGCTCCTATTGATAAGGATGGTGATGGGAACCCAGAATTCTACATTGAAATAAACCTATGGAACATTCTTAATGCTACTGGATTTGCTGAGATGACGTACAATTTAACCAGCGGCGTCCTTCACTACGTCCAACAACTTGACAACATTGTCTTGAGGGATAGAAGTAATTGGGTGCATGGATACCCCGAAATATTCTATGGAAACAAGCCATGGAATGCAAACTACGCAACTGATGGCCCAATACCATTACCCAGTAAAGTTTCAAACCTAACAGACTTCTATCTAACAATCTCCTATAAACTTGAGCCCAAGAACGGCCTGCCAATTAACTTCGCAATAGAATCCTGGTTAACGAGAGAAGCTTGGAGAACAACAGGAATTAACAGCGATGAGCAAGAAGTAATGATATGGATTTACTATGACGGATTACAACCGGCTGGCTCCAAAGTTAAGGAGATTGTAGTCCCAATAATAGTTAACGGAACACCAGTAAATGCTACATTTGAAGTATGGAAGGCAAACATTGGTTGGGAGTATGTTGCATTTAGAATAAAGACCCCAATCAAAGAGGGAACAGTGACAATTCCATACGGAGCATTTATAAGTGTTGCAGCCAACATTTCAAGCTTACCAAATTACACAGAACTTTACTTAGAGGACGTGGAGATTGGAACTGAGTTTGGAACGCCAAGCACTACCTCCGCCCACCTAGAGTGGTGGATCACAAACATAACACTAACTCCTCTAGATAGACCTCTTATTTCCTAA
- the fni gene encoding type 2 isopentenyl-diphosphate Delta-isomerase, protein MDEGTRTVLRKFEHIEHCLKRNVEAHATNGFEDVHFVHMSLPEIDKDEIDLSVKFLGRKFDYPIMITGMTGGTRKGEVAWKINRTLAQAAEELNIPLGVGSQRAMIEKPETWESYYVRDVAPNVFLVGNLGAPQFGRNAKRKYGVKEVLYAIEKIDADAIAIHMNPLQESVQPEGDTTFSGVLEALAEITSSIDYPVIAKETGAGVSKEVAIKLESIGVSAIDISGVGGTSWSGVEYYRAKDELGKRLALRFWDWGIKTAISLAEVRFSTNLPIIASGGMRDGITMAKALAMGASLVGIALPVLKPAAKGDVEGVIKVIKGYVEEIKNAMFLVGARNVEELRKVPIVFTGFVREWLEQRIDLQEFVKKRAKLRFEFWNVGFYSYPYTSSSTHLF, encoded by the coding sequence ATGGATGAAGGGACTCGCACTGTTCTTAGAAAGTTTGAGCACATAGAGCACTGCCTCAAGAGAAATGTTGAGGCCCACGCAACTAATGGCTTTGAAGATGTTCACTTCGTCCATATGAGCCTTCCAGAGATTGATAAGGATGAGATTGATCTTTCAGTAAAATTCCTAGGAAGGAAGTTTGATTATCCAATAATGATTACTGGGATGACTGGTGGAACAAGAAAAGGAGAAGTAGCGTGGAAAATCAACAGAACACTTGCCCAAGCGGCTGAAGAGCTAAATATTCCTCTTGGGGTGGGAAGTCAAAGGGCCATGATAGAGAAGCCAGAAACTTGGGAAAGTTATTATGTGAGAGATGTGGCCCCGAATGTCTTCTTAGTTGGAAATTTAGGGGCACCTCAGTTTGGGAGGAATGCAAAGAGGAAGTATGGGGTGAAGGAAGTTCTTTATGCAATAGAAAAGATAGATGCGGATGCCATAGCAATCCACATGAATCCACTTCAGGAGAGCGTTCAGCCAGAGGGGGATACGACATTTTCAGGCGTTCTTGAAGCTTTGGCCGAGATAACTTCTTCAATAGATTATCCTGTAATAGCGAAGGAGACAGGAGCTGGAGTTTCGAAGGAGGTTGCAATAAAGCTGGAGAGCATTGGAGTTAGTGCAATAGATATTAGCGGTGTTGGGGGGACAAGCTGGAGTGGAGTGGAATATTATAGGGCCAAAGATGAGTTGGGAAAGAGGTTGGCTCTAAGATTTTGGGATTGGGGGATAAAAACGGCCATAAGCTTAGCTGAAGTTAGGTTTTCAACTAACCTCCCAATAATAGCCAGTGGTGGTATGAGGGATGGAATTACAATGGCAAAAGCTCTAGCCATGGGAGCTTCTCTTGTTGGAATAGCGTTACCTGTTCTGAAACCTGCCGCAAAAGGGGATGTAGAAGGGGTGATCAAAGTCATCAAAGGATACGTTGAAGAAATCAAGAACGCAATGTTTCTCGTTGGAGCTAGAAATGTAGAAGAGCTGAGAAAAGTCCCGATAGTATTTACCGGATTTGTCAGAGAGTGGTTGGAGCAGAGGATAGATCTGCAAGAGTTTGTAAAAAAGAGGGCAAAGTTAAGATTTGAATTTTGGAACGTAGGCTTTTATTCCTATCCTTACACATCCTCCTCCACACACCTCTTTTAA
- a CDS encoding DNA-binding protein encodes MGKLERLLELIKEGKSLDDIMKELRVSREEVKGMLEILKALDYIEEVEAESCNNCPLKEVCGGGCVRIGIKAYVPKFKS; translated from the coding sequence ATGGGTAAATTAGAGAGACTTTTGGAGTTAATAAAAGAGGGAAAATCATTGGATGATATTATGAAAGAACTTAGAGTTTCGAGAGAGGAGGTAAAAGGGATGTTAGAAATCTTAAAGGCCTTAGATTACATTGAGGAAGTAGAGGCAGAGAGCTGCAACAATTGTCCATTAAAAGAGGTGTGTGGAGGAGGATGTGTAAGGATAGGAATAAAAGCCTACGTTCCAAAATTCAAATCTTAA
- a CDS encoding FeoA family protein has protein sequence MSDFIPLTMLREGETGVVVDIQSGVNARGKLLSMGITPGVRVRMIKSRKPGPVIIGIGSSKIALGWGIASKIIVRRE, from the coding sequence TTGAGTGACTTCATTCCACTCACAATGCTGAGGGAGGGCGAGACAGGAGTTGTAGTTGACATCCAGAGTGGAGTTAATGCTAGAGGCAAATTGCTCTCAATGGGTATAACCCCAGGTGTTAGGGTTAGAATGATAAAAAGTAGAAAGCCTGGACCTGTAATCATTGGGATAGGTTCATCAAAAATAGCTCTTGGCTGGGGAATTGCAAGTAAGATTATTGTAAGGAGGGAGTAA
- a CDS encoding radical SAM protein: protein MKETSYYSYVVGELPKGCQYCVRGEKLVLFVTGVCPRNCFYCPLSPWRRKDVAYANERPIRKIEDIIEEAKIQEARGAGVTGGDPLARLNRTVEYIRTLKEEFGKKFHIHLYTTGILADKRALSMLYDAGLDEIRFHPDLFEPSSKFLNREIENLKNAFDFDWDVGGEVPAVPGFGDRIKWFAEILDKFGGKFLNINELEYSETNLSNILNRGFKLAGENSFAIKGSLELGLEILEWGEKNTSLYYHLCTAKLKDAVQLRNRLRRMAKNVAKPYMEITEDGTLRFGIAEYEDLEELYKFLVEEAEVPKEWLYINWEKKRIEMPVEVAEELAEAIEGDVKFYIVEEYPTWDRIEVERIPLN, encoded by the coding sequence ATGAAGGAAACCTCCTACTACTCTTACGTTGTGGGGGAACTCCCGAAGGGTTGTCAATATTGTGTTAGAGGAGAGAAACTTGTACTCTTTGTTACTGGGGTTTGCCCCAGGAATTGCTTCTATTGCCCCCTAAGCCCATGGAGGAGAAAAGATGTTGCCTATGCAAATGAGAGGCCGATAAGAAAAATTGAAGATATAATAGAGGAGGCAAAGATACAAGAGGCCAGGGGAGCTGGAGTTACTGGGGGAGATCCCTTGGCGAGGTTGAATAGGACTGTTGAATACATAAGAACCCTTAAGGAAGAATTCGGGAAGAAGTTTCATATTCATCTATACACCACAGGAATTCTTGCAGATAAGAGGGCGTTGTCAATGCTATATGATGCTGGACTTGATGAGATAAGGTTTCACCCTGATCTGTTTGAGCCCTCTTCAAAGTTTCTAAATAGGGAGATTGAAAACTTAAAGAATGCCTTTGACTTTGATTGGGATGTTGGTGGAGAAGTTCCAGCAGTTCCTGGGTTTGGAGATAGGATAAAGTGGTTTGCCGAAATTCTTGACAAGTTTGGCGGGAAATTCTTGAACATAAATGAGTTAGAGTACAGTGAGACTAACCTTAGCAATATCCTAAATAGGGGGTTCAAATTAGCTGGGGAGAATAGCTTTGCAATAAAAGGATCTCTCGAGTTGGGATTGGAAATTCTAGAGTGGGGAGAGAAAAATACTTCCCTCTACTATCATCTCTGCACCGCTAAGCTTAAAGATGCTGTTCAGCTAAGGAATAGACTCAGGAGAATGGCAAAGAACGTTGCTAAACCTTACATGGAAATTACTGAAGACGGAACGCTTAGGTTTGGAATTGCTGAATACGAAGATCTTGAAGAGCTTTATAAATTCTTGGTAGAGGAAGCGGAAGTCCCGAAGGAGTGGTTGTACATAAATTGGGAGAAAAAGAGGATTGAAATGCCCGTAGAAGTTGCCGAGGAATTGGCGGAAGCGATAGAGGGGGATGTAAAGTTTTACATAGTTGAGGAATACCCTACCTGGGATAGGATTGAAGTCGAGAGAATCCCTCTCAATTAA
- the feoB gene encoding ferrous iron transport protein B produces the protein MLKTVALVGNPNVGKTTIFNALTGLRQHVGNWPGVTVEKKEGIMEYREKEFLVVDLPGIYSLTAHSIDELIARNFILDGNADVIVDIVDSTCLMRNLFLTLELFEMEVKNIILVLNKFDLLKKKGAKIDIKKMRKELGVPVIPTNAKKGEGVEELKRMIALMAEGKVTTNPIIPRYDEDIEREIKHISELLRGTPLAEKYPIRWLALKLLQRDEEVIKLVLKYLGQEKMDEILKHISELEEKYKRPLDIVIASQKYEFLEQLLRKFVVHEPEVKENLANQLDRLLTHPVYGMISLLITFYLVFKFVFTFGFPLQELLDTAFSQLGESIAPYIGNEALRGLIVDGIIGGVGTVVSFFPLVFLLFVAMSILEDVGYLARIAAMMERFMRIFRLPGKAVIPMVLAFGCNVPAIMATRTIENEKERIITLLINPLVPCVARMTVITFLAGTFFPDRAPLVAIAIYAIAIGLALLSSLLLGKFIVKGEESPFIIELPEYLIPSWRVVLVHSWERSKEFLKKAATVILFGSILIWYLSSYPEPVGNGISYAERLGKIFEPLMKLMGLDWKAAVALLFGIIAKENTIVAYSIIYGVSEESLAGTLAGIMTPLQAFVLALVTTLYMPCIATLAAIRAEGGTKWMIMAALYNLLLATVIGIAVYQIGGIIYG, from the coding sequence GTGCTAAAAACTGTGGCCTTAGTTGGGAACCCAAACGTTGGAAAGACAACAATTTTTAACGCACTAACCGGGTTGAGACAACATGTAGGCAACTGGCCTGGAGTTACTGTAGAAAAGAAAGAGGGAATTATGGAATATAGGGAGAAGGAATTTCTCGTTGTAGACCTCCCTGGGATTTACTCTCTTACCGCCCATAGCATTGATGAGTTGATAGCACGAAACTTTATTTTAGATGGAAATGCTGATGTCATTGTTGACATAGTAGACTCGACATGTCTTATGCGAAACTTGTTCTTAACCTTAGAGCTGTTTGAAATGGAAGTTAAGAATATCATCCTAGTCTTGAACAAATTTGATCTACTCAAAAAGAAAGGGGCTAAAATTGACATAAAAAAGATGAGAAAAGAGCTTGGAGTCCCTGTTATTCCTACAAATGCAAAAAAAGGAGAGGGAGTTGAAGAACTTAAAAGAATGATTGCCCTAATGGCTGAAGGGAAAGTTACTACTAATCCGATAATTCCCAGGTACGATGAGGATATTGAGAGGGAAATTAAGCACATCTCCGAGTTATTGAGAGGGACTCCTTTAGCAGAGAAATACCCCATTCGATGGCTTGCCCTTAAGTTGTTGCAGAGGGATGAAGAAGTAATTAAGTTGGTTCTCAAATACTTGGGACAGGAAAAAATGGATGAAATACTGAAGCATATCAGCGAGCTAGAAGAGAAGTACAAGAGACCTCTGGATATAGTGATAGCAAGTCAAAAGTACGAATTCTTAGAGCAACTCCTGAGAAAGTTCGTAGTTCATGAACCAGAAGTTAAGGAAAATCTGGCTAATCAACTCGACAGGTTATTGACTCATCCAGTTTATGGAATGATATCCCTCCTAATCACCTTCTACTTGGTATTCAAGTTCGTCTTTACCTTCGGCTTTCCCCTCCAGGAGTTGTTGGATACGGCATTTTCACAATTAGGAGAAAGCATTGCTCCATACATTGGGAATGAAGCCCTAAGGGGGTTAATCGTAGATGGAATTATCGGAGGAGTTGGCACTGTAGTAAGCTTCTTCCCCTTAGTATTCCTGCTCTTCGTGGCAATGTCTATCTTGGAAGATGTAGGGTATTTGGCAAGAATTGCGGCAATGATGGAAAGGTTTATGAGAATTTTTAGACTCCCAGGAAAAGCAGTTATACCAATGGTGCTAGCTTTTGGTTGTAATGTCCCTGCAATCATGGCTACAAGAACAATAGAGAACGAAAAGGAAAGAATAATAACTCTGTTAATCAATCCCCTAGTTCCCTGTGTTGCTAGAATGACCGTAATAACGTTCCTAGCAGGAACATTCTTCCCAGACAGGGCTCCCCTCGTGGCAATAGCTATCTACGCAATAGCAATAGGTTTAGCTTTGTTATCCTCTCTGCTCCTGGGCAAGTTCATTGTAAAAGGAGAAGAAAGTCCGTTCATAATTGAGTTGCCAGAATATTTGATTCCTTCATGGAGAGTAGTATTAGTCCACTCCTGGGAAAGGAGCAAAGAATTTCTTAAGAAGGCGGCCACAGTAATCCTATTCGGCTCAATCCTTATCTGGTATCTATCGAGCTATCCAGAGCCCGTTGGGAATGGAATTAGTTATGCAGAAAGATTAGGAAAGATCTTTGAACCATTGATGAAGTTAATGGGCCTTGATTGGAAGGCAGCTGTTGCCTTGCTCTTCGGAATAATTGCCAAGGAGAATACCATTGTAGCTTACTCAATAATATATGGAGTTAGCGAAGAGAGCTTAGCAGGAACTCTGGCAGGGATTATGACTCCCCTTCAAGCCTTTGTGCTGGCTTTAGTAACTACCCTCTACATGCCCTGTATAGCTACATTAGCAGCTATAAGAGCAGAGGGAGGAACAAAGTGGATGATAATGGCAGCTCTGTATAATTTACTCTTAGCTACAGTCATTGGAATAGCAGTTTATCAAATCGGAGGAATCATTTATGGGTAA
- a CDS encoding NCS2 family permease: protein MGWIERYFEFEKYGTDLKTEVLAGITTFMTMAYIIFVNPIILSNAMGPEAFDSLVAATSLAAGLTTILMGIYAKKPFALAPGMGLNAYFAFTVAPKYGWKVALAAVFVEGIIFIILSITKVRSAIIHAIPLSQKYAVGAGIGLFLTFIGLNNVGLLTALTGDNGLLIKTSLNASVLAKPEGLLFLFGLFLTAILLSLRIKGALLISILATSIIGWITGVAPRPEGVFSMPTLSYTFLQLDLKGLLNAGALGAVFAFFMVDFFDTLGTVTGLSAKAGFLTKEGKIPDAEKVLLTDAIGTTFGAILGTSTVTTYIESAAGIEEGGRTGFTAVITGLLFLIIGLFIAPVAKAIPAFATAPALVIVGYYMISAFKEVDFSDPTEAIPAFLVLITIPFTYSIADGIGVGFISYTLLKVFTGRWKEVHPLMYALAVVFIGYFAYLATA, encoded by the coding sequence ATGGGGTGGATTGAAAGGTATTTTGAGTTCGAAAAATATGGTACTGATTTGAAGACAGAAGTGTTGGCAGGAATTACAACCTTCATGACCATGGCCTACATAATCTTCGTAAATCCAATAATTCTCAGCAACGCAATGGGGCCAGAGGCCTTCGACTCTCTAGTTGCAGCAACTTCACTCGCGGCAGGTTTAACAACAATCCTAATGGGTATATACGCAAAGAAGCCCTTCGCCCTCGCTCCTGGGATGGGGCTTAACGCATACTTTGCATTTACAGTGGCCCCAAAGTATGGATGGAAGGTCGCTCTTGCAGCTGTATTCGTTGAGGGTATTATCTTCATAATTCTAAGTATTACAAAGGTCAGAAGCGCGATAATCCATGCAATCCCACTGAGTCAAAAGTACGCTGTTGGGGCTGGAATCGGACTGTTCTTGACGTTTATAGGACTTAACAACGTTGGATTGCTAACCGCTTTAACAGGAGACAATGGATTGCTCATTAAGACATCACTAAATGCTTCCGTCTTGGCCAAACCAGAAGGACTATTATTCCTGTTTGGGCTCTTCCTAACGGCGATCCTCTTATCCTTGAGAATCAAGGGAGCCCTGCTAATTTCCATCTTGGCAACGAGCATAATTGGATGGATAACAGGGGTTGCCCCCAGGCCAGAGGGAGTATTCTCAATGCCAACACTAAGCTATACATTCCTCCAGCTTGACCTTAAGGGATTGCTTAACGCTGGAGCACTTGGAGCTGTATTCGCATTCTTCATGGTAGACTTCTTCGACACCCTGGGAACAGTTACGGGTCTTAGTGCCAAGGCTGGATTCCTAACAAAGGAGGGTAAGATTCCAGATGCTGAAAAGGTTCTCCTCACAGATGCCATTGGTACAACTTTTGGTGCAATTTTGGGAACTTCCACTGTAACAACATACATCGAGAGCGCAGCCGGTATTGAGGAAGGAGGTAGAACAGGATTTACAGCAGTGATTACGGGACTTCTGTTCCTAATCATTGGACTCTTCATAGCTCCAGTGGCCAAGGCAATTCCAGCCTTCGCAACAGCACCTGCCTTAGTTATAGTAGGTTACTACATGATTTCAGCATTCAAGGAAGTTGACTTTAGCGACCCAACAGAGGCAATTCCAGCCTTCCTAGTCCTCATAACGATTCCATTCACATACTCAATTGCCGACGGTATTGGAGTTGGATTCATAAGCTACACGTTACTAAAGGTCTTCACAGGAAGGTGGAAAGAAGTCCACCCACTAATGTATGCACTAGCGGTGGTATTCATAGGCTACTTCGCCTACTTAGCCACAGCTTGA
- the mtnP gene encoding S-methyl-5'-thioadenosine phosphorylase has product MPRIAIVGGSGVYDFPAENKREETVKTPYGEVKITVGVVGDEEVAFLARHGKGHSIPPHKINYRANIWALYELGVERIIATSAVGSMNPEMKPGDFVILDQIIDFTVSRPRTFYDGEESPHERKFVAHVDFTEPYCPEIRKALITAARNLGLPYHPRGTYVCTEGPRFETAAEIRAYRILGGDVVGMTQCPEAILARELEMCYATVAIVTNYAAGMSGKKLTHSEVVELMQKKSEDIVKLILAAIPLIPKERRCGCKDALKGATG; this is encoded by the coding sequence ATGCCCAGGATAGCCATAGTTGGGGGTTCTGGAGTTTATGATTTCCCAGCAGAGAACAAGAGAGAAGAGACCGTCAAGACTCCCTATGGAGAAGTCAAAATTACCGTTGGAGTTGTGGGAGATGAGGAAGTAGCTTTCTTGGCTAGACATGGGAAAGGACATTCAATTCCACCCCATAAAATAAACTACAGGGCAAACATTTGGGCTTTATATGAGCTTGGAGTTGAGAGGATAATAGCTACTTCAGCCGTTGGCTCAATGAATCCAGAGATGAAGCCGGGAGATTTTGTAATACTAGATCAGATTATTGACTTCACAGTGTCAAGACCAAGAACATTCTATGATGGAGAGGAAAGCCCACATGAAAGGAAATTCGTTGCCCATGTAGACTTTACTGAACCCTACTGCCCAGAGATAAGGAAGGCATTAATCACGGCGGCCAGAAACCTTGGATTGCCTTATCACCCAAGAGGGACCTATGTATGTACGGAAGGGCCGAGATTTGAGACTGCAGCTGAGATTAGAGCCTACAGAATCCTCGGAGGGGACGTTGTTGGAATGACCCAATGTCCCGAGGCTATATTGGCGAGAGAGCTGGAAATGTGCTACGCCACAGTTGCTATTGTAACGAACTATGCAGCGGGAATGAGTGGGAAAAAGCTCACTCACTCTGAAGTTGTTGAGTTAATGCAAAAGAAGAGCGAAGATATCGTAAAGCTAATTCTCGCAGCTATTCCTCTAATACCAAAGGAGAGGAGGTGTGGGTGCAAAGATGCTCTGAAGGGTGCCACTGGCTAG
- a CDS encoding metal-dependent transcriptional regulator, translated as MYILQKNKGVIRVKDIAKMMRVKPPTVVEALKKLRDKGFVKYEEHEHILLTEKGLEVAKKTYSKHQLLTEFFINILGIPPEIAERDACQFEHYVSEVTVHRIREFISYIQQECPYALKQFLKKVREKDQAVAK; from the coding sequence ATGTATATCCTTCAAAAGAACAAGGGTGTAATAAGGGTAAAGGACATAGCCAAGATGATGAGGGTAAAACCCCCGACCGTTGTTGAGGCATTAAAAAAGCTTAGGGATAAGGGGTTTGTAAAATATGAGGAGCACGAGCACATTCTTCTCACTGAAAAAGGTCTGGAAGTTGCAAAGAAAACATACTCGAAGCATCAGCTTTTGACGGAGTTTTTCATAAACATTTTAGGCATTCCACCCGAAATAGCTGAGAGAGATGCGTGCCAATTTGAGCACTACGTTAGTGAGGTTACAGTACATAGGATTAGAGAATTCATAAGCTATATTCAGCAAGAATGTCCCTATGCGTTAAAGCAGTTCTTAAAAAAAGTTAGAGAAAAGGATCAAGCTGTGGCTAAGTAG